A single region of the Salvia miltiorrhiza cultivar Shanhuang (shh) chromosome 8, IMPLAD_Smil_shh, whole genome shotgun sequence genome encodes:
- the LOC131000326 gene encoding molybdopterin synthase catalytic subunit codes for MATEEEDMNLIEILEENVAIDMSKYMSYVESPSCGAIATFGGTTRDTFEGKTVLELRYEAYVPMAVRCIKSICTSARSSWNLNSIAVAHRLGPVPVGGTSVFIATSAVHRADALDACKFIIDEVKASVPIWKKEVYTNGEVWKENSEFLQRRDELRNFKWPE; via the coding sequence ATGGCCACAGAGGAAGAAGACATGAATCTAATCGAGATATTGGAGGAGAATGTGGCCATTGACATGAGCAAATACATGAGCTATGTCGAGTCTCCGAGTTGTGGTGCCATAGCAACTTTTGGTGGCACGACTCGCGACACCTTCGAGGGCAAAACCGTCTTGGAGCTGAGGTACGAAGCATACGTTCCCATGGCTGTTCGATGCATCAAGTCGATATGCACTTCTGCGAGATCATCTTGGAACCTAAACTCAATCGCGGTGGCCCATCGCCTAGGCCCCGTTCCTGTTGGTGGAACAAGTGTCTTCATAGCAACCTCAGCCGTTCATCGCGCAGATGCCTTGGATGCTTGCAAGTTCATCATTGATGAGGTCAAGGCCTCGGTTCCAATATGGAAGAAGGAAGTTTATACCAATGGTGAGGTTTGGAAAGAGAATTCGGAATTTCTCCAGAGGCGGGACGAGCTTCGGAATTTCAAGTGGCCGGAATAA